From Pan troglodytes isolate AG18354 chromosome 11, NHGRI_mPanTro3-v2.0_pri, whole genome shotgun sequence, the proteins below share one genomic window:
- the GBA2 gene encoding non-lysosomal glucosylceramidase isoform X10, with the protein MRKVTSSQCACVGKGRLCTSKSCPWSAQVSSAAGTGACVGTLLSTMPSIPEPGLSISFLARMSPSPAVRSHPSCPMTTSSLPVGVFVWDVENEGDEALDVSIMFSMRNGLGGGDDAPGGLWNEPFCLERSGETVRGLLLHHPTLPNPYTMAVAARVTAATTVTHITAFDPDSTGQQVWQDLLQDGQLDSPTGQSTPTHKGVGIAGAVCVSSKLRPRGQCRLEFSLAWDMPRIMFGAKGQVHYRRYTRFFGQDGDAAPALSHYALCRYTEWEERISAWQSPVLDDRSLPAWYKSALFNELYFLADGGTVWLEVLEDSLPEELGRNMCHLRPTLRDYGRFGYLEGQEYRMYNTYDVHFYASFALIMLWPKLELSLQYDMGMPIPCLPSVSAPPALATLREDLTRRRYLMSGVMAPVKRRNVIPHDIGDPDDEPWLRVNAYLIHDTADWKDLNLKFVLQVYRDYYLTGDQNFLKDMWPVCLAVMESEMKFDKDHDGLIENGGYADQTYDGWVTTGPSAYCGGLWLAAVAVMVQMAALCGAQDIQDKFSSILSRGQEAYERLLWNGRYYNYDSSSRPQSRSVMSDQCAGQWFLKACGLGEGDTEVFPTQHVVRALQTIFELNVQAFAGGAMGAVNGMQPHGVPDKSSVQSDEVWVGVVYGLAATMIQEGLTWEGFQTAEGCYRTVWERLGLAFQTPEAYCQQRVFRSLAYMRPLSIWAMQLALQQQQHKKASWPKVEQGTGLRTGPMFGPKEAMANLSPE; encoded by the exons ATGCGCAAGGTCACAAG TTCACAGTGTGCCTGCGTCGGGAAGGGCAGACTGTGTACCAGCAAGTCCTGTCCCTGGAGCGCCCAAGTGTCCTCCGCAGCTGGAACTGGGGCCTGTGTGGGTACTTTGCTTTCTACCATGCCCTCTATCCCCGAGCCTGGACTGTCTATCAGCTTCCTGGCCAGAATGTCACCCTCACCTGCCGTCAGATCACACCCATCTTGCCCCATGACTACCAG CAGCCTGCCTGTAGGAGTCTTTGTGTGGGATGTGGAAAATGAAGGGGACGAAGCTCTAGATGTGTCCATCATGTTCTCCATGCGGAATGGACTGGGTGGTGGAGACGATGCCCCAGGGGGTTTGTGGAATGAGCCCTTCTGTCTGGAGCGTAGCGGGGAAACTGTCCGGGGGCTGCTCCTGCATCATCCAACCCTTCCAAACCCCTACACGATGGCTGTGGCTGCACGAGTCACG GCAGCTACCACGGTAACCCACATCACAGCCTTTGACCCTGACAGCACGGGGCAGCAGGTGTGGCAGGATCTACTTCAGGATGGACAGCTGGACTCTCCCACTG gccaAAGCACCCCTACGCATAAAGGAGTAGGCATTGCTGGAGCTGTGTGTGTTTCCAGCAAGTTGCGACCTCGAGGCCAGTGCCGCCTGGAGTTTTCACTGGCTTGGGACATGCCCAGGATCATGTTTGGAGCTAAAGGCCAAGTCCACTACAG GCGGTATACAAGGTTCTTTGGCCAGGATGGAGATGCAGCACCTGCCCTCAGCCACTATGCACTGTGCCGATACACAGAGTGGGAAGAGAGGATCTCAGCTTGGCAGAGCCCGGTATTGGATGACAG ATCACTGCCTGCCTGGTACAAATCTGCGCTGTTCAATGAACTATACTTCCTGGCTGATGGAGGCACAGTGTGGCTGGAAGTTCTTGAGGACTCCCTACCAGAGGAGCTGGGCAGAAACATGTGTCACCTCCGCCCCACCCTACGGGACTACGGTCGATTTGGCTACCTTGAGG GCCAGGAGTACCGCATGTACAACACATATGATGTCCACTTTTATGCTTCCTTTGCCCTCATCATGCTCTGGCCCAAACTTGAGCTCAGCCTACAGTATGACATGG GTATGCCcattccctgcctcccttctgtGTCTGCTCCCCCAGCTCTGGCCACTCTCAGGGAGGACCTGACACGGCGACGGTACCTGATGAGTGGGGTGATGGCACCTGTGAAAAGGAGGAATGTCATCCCCCATGATATTGGGGACCCAG ATGATGAACCATGGCTCCGCGTCAATGCATATTTAATCCACGATACTGCTGATTGGAAGGACCTGAACCTGAAGTTTGTGCTGCAGGTTTATCGGGACTATTACCTCACGGGTGATCAAAACTTCCTGAAGGACATGTGGCCTGTGTGTCTA GCTGTGATGGAATCTGAAATGAAGTTTGACAAGGACCATGATGGACTCATTGAAAATGGAGGCTATGCAGACCAGACCTATGATGGATGGGTGACCACAGGCCCCAG TGCTTACTGTGGAGGGCTGTGGCTGGCAGCTGTGGCTGTGATGGTCCAGATGGCTGCTCTGTGTGGGGCACAGGACATCCAGGATAAGTTTTCTTCCATCCTCAGCCGGGGCCAAGAAGCCTATGAGAGACTGCTGTGGAATG GCCGCTATTACAACTATGACAGCAGCTCTCGGCCTCAGTCTCGTAGTGTTATGTCTGACCAGTGTGCTGGACAGTGGTTCCTGAAGGCCTGTGGCCTAGGAGAAGGAGACACTgag GTGTTTCCTACCCAACATGTGGTCCGTGCTCTCCAAACTATCTTTGAGCTGAACGTCCAGGCCTTTGCAGGAGGGGCCATGGGGGCTGTGAATGGGATGCAGCCCCATGGTGTCCCTGATAAATCCAGTGTGCAGTCTGATGAAGTCTGGGTGGGTGTGGTCTACGGGCTGGCAGCTACCATGATCCAAGAG GGCCTGACTTGGGAGGGCTTCCAGACAGCTGAAGGCTGCTACCGTACCGTGTGGGAGCGCCTGGGTCTGGCCTTCCAGACCCCAGAGGCATACTGCCAGCAGCGAGTGTTCCGCTCACTGGCCTACATGCGGCCACTGAGCATATGGGCCATGCAGCTAGCCCTGCAACAGCAGCAGCACAAAAAGGCCTCCTGGCCAAAAGTCGAACAGGGCACAGGACTAAGGACAGGGCCTATGTTTGGACCAAAGGAAGCCATGGCAAACCTGAGCCCAGAGTGA
- the GBA2 gene encoding non-lysosomal glucosylceramidase isoform X12: MGTQDPGNMGTGVPASEQISCAKEDPQVYCPEETGGTKDVQVTDCKSPEDSRPQKETDCCNPEDSGQLMVSYEGKAMGYQVPPFGWRICLAHEFTEKRKPFQANNVSLSNMIKHIGMGLRYLQWWYRKTQVEKKTPFIDMINSVPLRQIYGCPLGGIGGGTITRGWRGQFCRWQLNPGMYQHRTVIADQFTVCLRREGQTVYQQVLSLERPSVLRSWNWGLCGYFAFYHALYPRAWTVYQLPGQNVTLTCRQITPILPHDYQDSSLPVGVFVWDVENEGDEALDVSIMFSMRNGLGGGDDAPGGLWNEPFCLERSGETVRGLLLHHPTLPNPYTMAVAARVTAATTVTHITAFDPDSTGQQVWQDLLQDGQLDSPTGQSTPTHKGVGIAGAVCVSSKLRPRGQCRLEFSLAWDMPRIMFGAKGQVHYRRYTRFFGQDGDAAPALSHYALCRYTEWEERISAWQSPVLDDRSLPAWYKSALFNELYFLADGGTVWLEVLEDSLPEELGRNMCHLRPTLRDYGRFGYLEGQEYRMYNTYDVHFYASFALIMLWPKLELSLQYDMALATLREDLTRRRYLMSGVMAPVKRRNVIPHDIGDPDDEPWLRVNAYLIHDTADWKDLNLKFVLQVYRDYYLTGDQNFLKDMWPVCLAVMESEMKFDKDHDGLIENGGYADQTYDGWVTTGPSAYCGGLWLAAVAVMVQMAALCGAQDIQDKFSSILSRGQEAYERLLWNGRYYNYDSSSRPQSRSVMSDQCAGQWFLKACGLGEGDTEVFPTQHVVRALQTIFELNVQAFAGGAMGAVNGMQPHGVPDKSSVQSDEVWVGVVYGLAATMIQELLPSGFCLWVIVISSTCWELLEGKDSTASIYPVEVALQRVPS; encoded by the exons ATGGGGACCCAGGATCCAGGGAACATGGGAACCGGCGTCCCAGCCTCGGAGCAGATAAGCTGTGCCAAAGAGGATCCACAAGTTTATTGCCCTGAAGAGACTGGCGGCACCAAGGATGTGCAGGTTACAGACTGTAAGAGTCCCGAAGACAGCCGACCCCAAAAAGAGACGGACTGCTGCAATCCGGAGGACTCTGGGCAGCTGATGGTTTCCTATGAGGGTAAAGCTATGGGCTACCAGGTGCCTCCCTTTGGCTGGCGCATCTGTCTGGCTCATGAGTTTACAGAGAAGAGGAAACCCTTTCAAGCTAACAACGTCTCCCTAAGCAACATGATAAAGCATATAGGCATGGGCTTGAG GTACCTGCAGTGGTGGTACCGGAAAACCCAGGTGGAAAAGAAGACACCTTTCATCGACATGATCAATTCTGTACCCCTAAGACAGATTTATG GTTGTCCCTTGGGTGGCATCGGGGGAGGCACTATTACCCGTGGCTGGAGAGGCCAGTTCTGTCGTTGGCAGCTTAACCCTGGAATGTATCAGCACCGGACAGTCATCGCTGACCAA TTCACAGTGTGCCTGCGTCGGGAAGGGCAGACTGTGTACCAGCAAGTCCTGTCCCTGGAGCGCCCAAGTGTCCTCCGCAGCTGGAACTGGGGCCTGTGTGGGTACTTTGCTTTCTACCATGCCCTCTATCCCCGAGCCTGGACTGTCTATCAGCTTCCTGGCCAGAATGTCACCCTCACCTGCCGTCAGATCACACCCATCTTGCCCCATGACTACCAG GACAGCAGCCTGCCTGTAGGAGTCTTTGTGTGGGATGTGGAAAATGAAGGGGACGAAGCTCTAGATGTGTCCATCATGTTCTCCATGCGGAATGGACTGGGTGGTGGAGACGATGCCCCAGGGGGTTTGTGGAATGAGCCCTTCTGTCTGGAGCGTAGCGGGGAAACTGTCCGGGGGCTGCTCCTGCATCATCCAACCCTTCCAAACCCCTACACGATGGCTGTGGCTGCACGAGTCACG GCAGCTACCACGGTAACCCACATCACAGCCTTTGACCCTGACAGCACGGGGCAGCAGGTGTGGCAGGATCTACTTCAGGATGGACAGCTGGACTCTCCCACTG gccaAAGCACCCCTACGCATAAAGGAGTAGGCATTGCTGGAGCTGTGTGTGTTTCCAGCAAGTTGCGACCTCGAGGCCAGTGCCGCCTGGAGTTTTCACTGGCTTGGGACATGCCCAGGATCATGTTTGGAGCTAAAGGCCAAGTCCACTACAG GCGGTATACAAGGTTCTTTGGCCAGGATGGAGATGCAGCACCTGCCCTCAGCCACTATGCACTGTGCCGATACACAGAGTGGGAAGAGAGGATCTCAGCTTGGCAGAGCCCGGTATTGGATGACAG ATCACTGCCTGCCTGGTACAAATCTGCGCTGTTCAATGAACTATACTTCCTGGCTGATGGAGGCACAGTGTGGCTGGAAGTTCTTGAGGACTCCCTACCAGAGGAGCTGGGCAGAAACATGTGTCACCTCCGCCCCACCCTACGGGACTACGGTCGATTTGGCTACCTTGAGG GCCAGGAGTACCGCATGTACAACACATATGATGTCCACTTTTATGCTTCCTTTGCCCTCATCATGCTCTGGCCCAAACTTGAGCTCAGCCTACAGTATGACATGG CTCTGGCCACTCTCAGGGAGGACCTGACACGGCGACGGTACCTGATGAGTGGGGTGATGGCACCTGTGAAAAGGAGGAATGTCATCCCCCATGATATTGGGGACCCAG ATGATGAACCATGGCTCCGCGTCAATGCATATTTAATCCACGATACTGCTGATTGGAAGGACCTGAACCTGAAGTTTGTGCTGCAGGTTTATCGGGACTATTACCTCACGGGTGATCAAAACTTCCTGAAGGACATGTGGCCTGTGTGTCTA GCTGTGATGGAATCTGAAATGAAGTTTGACAAGGACCATGATGGACTCATTGAAAATGGAGGCTATGCAGACCAGACCTATGATGGATGGGTGACCACAGGCCCCAG TGCTTACTGTGGAGGGCTGTGGCTGGCAGCTGTGGCTGTGATGGTCCAGATGGCTGCTCTGTGTGGGGCACAGGACATCCAGGATAAGTTTTCTTCCATCCTCAGCCGGGGCCAAGAAGCCTATGAGAGACTGCTGTGGAATG GCCGCTATTACAACTATGACAGCAGCTCTCGGCCTCAGTCTCGTAGTGTTATGTCTGACCAGTGTGCTGGACAGTGGTTCCTGAAGGCCTGTGGCCTAGGAGAAGGAGACACTgag GTGTTTCCTACCCAACATGTGGTCCGTGCTCTCCAAACTATCTTTGAGCTGAACGTCCAGGCCTTTGCAGGAGGGGCCATGGGGGCTGTGAATGGGATGCAGCCCCATGGTGTCCCTGATAAATCCAGTGTGCAGTCTGATGAAGTCTGGGTGGGTGTGGTCTACGGGCTGGCAGCTACCATGATCCAAGAG CTCCTGCCTTCAGGCTTCTGTCTGTGGGTCATAGTTATCTCCTCCACTTGCTGGGAGCTCCTTGAAGGCAAAGACTCTACTGCCTCCATCTATCCAGTGGAAGTGGCTCTTCAGAGGGTGCCAAGTTAG
- the GBA2 gene encoding non-lysosomal glucosylceramidase isoform X11, protein MRKVTSSQCACVGKGRLCTSKSCPWSAQVSSAAGTGACVGTLLSTMPSIPEPGLSISFLARMSPSPAVRSHPSCPMTTSSLPVGVFVWDVENEGDEALDVSIMFSMRNGLGGGDDAPGGLWNEPFCLERSGETVRGLLLHHPTLPNPYTMAVAARVTAATTVTHITAFDPDSTGQQVWQDLLQDGQLDSPTGQSTPTHKGVGIAGAVCVSSKLRPRGQCRLEFSLAWDMPRIMFGAKGQVHYRRYTRFFGQDGDAAPALSHYALCRYTEWEERISAWQSPVLDDRSLPAWYKSALFNELYFLADGGTVWLEVLEDSLPEELGRNMCHLRPTLRDYGRFGYLEGQEYRMYNTYDVHFYASFALIMLWPKLELSLQYDMALATLREDLTRRRYLMSGVMAPVKRRNVIPHDIGDPDDEPWLRVNAYLIHDTADWKDLNLKFVLQVYRDYYLTGDQNFLKDMWPVCLAVMESEMKFDKDHDGLIENGGYADQTYDGWVTTGPSAYCGGLWLAAVAVMVQMAALCGAQDIQDKFSSILSRGQEAYERLLWNGRYYNYDSSSRPQSRSVMSDQCAGQWFLKACGLGEGDTEVFPTQHVVRALQTIFELNVQAFAGGAMGAVNGMQPHGVPDKSSVQSDEVWVGVVYGLAATMIQEGLTWEGFQTAEGCYRTVWERLGLAFQTPEAYCQQRVFRSLAYMRPLSIWAMQLALQQQQHKKASWPKVEQGTGLRTGPMFGPKEAMANLSPE, encoded by the exons ATGCGCAAGGTCACAAG TTCACAGTGTGCCTGCGTCGGGAAGGGCAGACTGTGTACCAGCAAGTCCTGTCCCTGGAGCGCCCAAGTGTCCTCCGCAGCTGGAACTGGGGCCTGTGTGGGTACTTTGCTTTCTACCATGCCCTCTATCCCCGAGCCTGGACTGTCTATCAGCTTCCTGGCCAGAATGTCACCCTCACCTGCCGTCAGATCACACCCATCTTGCCCCATGACTACCAG CAGCCTGCCTGTAGGAGTCTTTGTGTGGGATGTGGAAAATGAAGGGGACGAAGCTCTAGATGTGTCCATCATGTTCTCCATGCGGAATGGACTGGGTGGTGGAGACGATGCCCCAGGGGGTTTGTGGAATGAGCCCTTCTGTCTGGAGCGTAGCGGGGAAACTGTCCGGGGGCTGCTCCTGCATCATCCAACCCTTCCAAACCCCTACACGATGGCTGTGGCTGCACGAGTCACG GCAGCTACCACGGTAACCCACATCACAGCCTTTGACCCTGACAGCACGGGGCAGCAGGTGTGGCAGGATCTACTTCAGGATGGACAGCTGGACTCTCCCACTG gccaAAGCACCCCTACGCATAAAGGAGTAGGCATTGCTGGAGCTGTGTGTGTTTCCAGCAAGTTGCGACCTCGAGGCCAGTGCCGCCTGGAGTTTTCACTGGCTTGGGACATGCCCAGGATCATGTTTGGAGCTAAAGGCCAAGTCCACTACAG GCGGTATACAAGGTTCTTTGGCCAGGATGGAGATGCAGCACCTGCCCTCAGCCACTATGCACTGTGCCGATACACAGAGTGGGAAGAGAGGATCTCAGCTTGGCAGAGCCCGGTATTGGATGACAG ATCACTGCCTGCCTGGTACAAATCTGCGCTGTTCAATGAACTATACTTCCTGGCTGATGGAGGCACAGTGTGGCTGGAAGTTCTTGAGGACTCCCTACCAGAGGAGCTGGGCAGAAACATGTGTCACCTCCGCCCCACCCTACGGGACTACGGTCGATTTGGCTACCTTGAGG GCCAGGAGTACCGCATGTACAACACATATGATGTCCACTTTTATGCTTCCTTTGCCCTCATCATGCTCTGGCCCAAACTTGAGCTCAGCCTACAGTATGACATGG CTCTGGCCACTCTCAGGGAGGACCTGACACGGCGACGGTACCTGATGAGTGGGGTGATGGCACCTGTGAAAAGGAGGAATGTCATCCCCCATGATATTGGGGACCCAG ATGATGAACCATGGCTCCGCGTCAATGCATATTTAATCCACGATACTGCTGATTGGAAGGACCTGAACCTGAAGTTTGTGCTGCAGGTTTATCGGGACTATTACCTCACGGGTGATCAAAACTTCCTGAAGGACATGTGGCCTGTGTGTCTA GCTGTGATGGAATCTGAAATGAAGTTTGACAAGGACCATGATGGACTCATTGAAAATGGAGGCTATGCAGACCAGACCTATGATGGATGGGTGACCACAGGCCCCAG TGCTTACTGTGGAGGGCTGTGGCTGGCAGCTGTGGCTGTGATGGTCCAGATGGCTGCTCTGTGTGGGGCACAGGACATCCAGGATAAGTTTTCTTCCATCCTCAGCCGGGGCCAAGAAGCCTATGAGAGACTGCTGTGGAATG GCCGCTATTACAACTATGACAGCAGCTCTCGGCCTCAGTCTCGTAGTGTTATGTCTGACCAGTGTGCTGGACAGTGGTTCCTGAAGGCCTGTGGCCTAGGAGAAGGAGACACTgag GTGTTTCCTACCCAACATGTGGTCCGTGCTCTCCAAACTATCTTTGAGCTGAACGTCCAGGCCTTTGCAGGAGGGGCCATGGGGGCTGTGAATGGGATGCAGCCCCATGGTGTCCCTGATAAATCCAGTGTGCAGTCTGATGAAGTCTGGGTGGGTGTGGTCTACGGGCTGGCAGCTACCATGATCCAAGAG GGCCTGACTTGGGAGGGCTTCCAGACAGCTGAAGGCTGCTACCGTACCGTGTGGGAGCGCCTGGGTCTGGCCTTCCAGACCCCAGAGGCATACTGCCAGCAGCGAGTGTTCCGCTCACTGGCCTACATGCGGCCACTGAGCATATGGGCCATGCAGCTAGCCCTGCAACAGCAGCAGCACAAAAAGGCCTCCTGGCCAAAAGTCGAACAGGGCACAGGACTAAGGACAGGGCCTATGTTTGGACCAAAGGAAGCCATGGCAAACCTGAGCCCAGAGTGA
- the GBA2 gene encoding non-lysosomal glucosylceramidase isoform X1 yields the protein MGTQDPGNMGTGVPASEQISCAKEDPQVYCPEETGGTKDVQVTDCKSPEDSRPQKETDCCNPEDSGQLMVSYEGKAMGYQVPPFGWRICLAHEFTEKRKPFQANNVSLSNMIKHIGMGLRYLQWWYRKTQVEKKTPFIDMINSVPLRQIYGCPLGGIGGGTITRGWRGQFCRWQLNPGMYQHRTVIADQPICSLKFTVCLRREGQTVYQQVLSLERPSVLRSWNWGLCGYFAFYHALYPRAWTVYQLPGQNVTLTCRQITPILPHDYQDSSLPVGVFVWDVENEGDEALDVSIMFSMRNGLGGGDDAPGGLWNEPFCLERSGETVRGLLLHHPTLPNPYTMAVAARVTAATTVTHITAFDPDSTGQQVWQDLLQDGQLDSPTGQSTPTHKGVGIAGAVCVSSKLRPRGQCRLEFSLAWDMPRIMFGAKGQVHYRRYTRFFGQDGDAAPALSHYALCRYTEWEERISAWQSPVLDDRSLPAWYKSALFNELYFLADGGTVWLEVLEDSLPEELGRNMCHLRPTLRDYGRFGYLEGQEYRMYNTYDVHFYASFALIMLWPKLELSLQYDMGMPIPCLPSVSAPPALATLREDLTRRRYLMSGVMAPVKRRNVIPHDIGDPDDEPWLRVNAYLIHDTADWKDLNLKFVLQVYRDYYLTGDQNFLKDMWPVCLAVMESEMKFDKDHDGLIENGGYADQTYDGWVTTGPSAYCGGLWLAAVAVMVQMAALCGAQDIQDKFSSILSRGQEAYERLLWNGRYYNYDSSSRPQSRSVMSDQCAGQWFLKACGLGEGDTEVFPTQHVVRALQTIFELNVQAFAGGAMGAVNGMQPHGVPDKSSVQSDEVWVGVVYGLAATMIQEGLTWEGFQTAEGCYRTVWERLGLAFQTPEAYCQQRVFRSLAYMRPLSIWAMQLALQQQQHKKASWPKVEQGTGLRTGPMFGPKEAMANLSPE from the exons ATGGGGACCCAGGATCCAGGGAACATGGGAACCGGCGTCCCAGCCTCGGAGCAGATAAGCTGTGCCAAAGAGGATCCACAAGTTTATTGCCCTGAAGAGACTGGCGGCACCAAGGATGTGCAGGTTACAGACTGTAAGAGTCCCGAAGACAGCCGACCCCAAAAAGAGACGGACTGCTGCAATCCGGAGGACTCTGGGCAGCTGATGGTTTCCTATGAGGGTAAAGCTATGGGCTACCAGGTGCCTCCCTTTGGCTGGCGCATCTGTCTGGCTCATGAGTTTACAGAGAAGAGGAAACCCTTTCAAGCTAACAACGTCTCCCTAAGCAACATGATAAAGCATATAGGCATGGGCTTGAG GTACCTGCAGTGGTGGTACCGGAAAACCCAGGTGGAAAAGAAGACACCTTTCATCGACATGATCAATTCTGTACCCCTAAGACAGATTTATG GTTGTCCCTTGGGTGGCATCGGGGGAGGCACTATTACCCGTGGCTGGAGAGGCCAGTTCTGTCGTTGGCAGCTTAACCCTGGAATGTATCAGCACCGGACAGTCATCGCTGACCAA CCTATCTGCTCTCTTAAGTTCACAGTGTGCCTGCGTCGGGAAGGGCAGACTGTGTACCAGCAAGTCCTGTCCCTGGAGCGCCCAAGTGTCCTCCGCAGCTGGAACTGGGGCCTGTGTGGGTACTTTGCTTTCTACCATGCCCTCTATCCCCGAGCCTGGACTGTCTATCAGCTTCCTGGCCAGAATGTCACCCTCACCTGCCGTCAGATCACACCCATCTTGCCCCATGACTACCAG GACAGCAGCCTGCCTGTAGGAGTCTTTGTGTGGGATGTGGAAAATGAAGGGGACGAAGCTCTAGATGTGTCCATCATGTTCTCCATGCGGAATGGACTGGGTGGTGGAGACGATGCCCCAGGGGGTTTGTGGAATGAGCCCTTCTGTCTGGAGCGTAGCGGGGAAACTGTCCGGGGGCTGCTCCTGCATCATCCAACCCTTCCAAACCCCTACACGATGGCTGTGGCTGCACGAGTCACG GCAGCTACCACGGTAACCCACATCACAGCCTTTGACCCTGACAGCACGGGGCAGCAGGTGTGGCAGGATCTACTTCAGGATGGACAGCTGGACTCTCCCACTG gccaAAGCACCCCTACGCATAAAGGAGTAGGCATTGCTGGAGCTGTGTGTGTTTCCAGCAAGTTGCGACCTCGAGGCCAGTGCCGCCTGGAGTTTTCACTGGCTTGGGACATGCCCAGGATCATGTTTGGAGCTAAAGGCCAAGTCCACTACAG GCGGTATACAAGGTTCTTTGGCCAGGATGGAGATGCAGCACCTGCCCTCAGCCACTATGCACTGTGCCGATACACAGAGTGGGAAGAGAGGATCTCAGCTTGGCAGAGCCCGGTATTGGATGACAG ATCACTGCCTGCCTGGTACAAATCTGCGCTGTTCAATGAACTATACTTCCTGGCTGATGGAGGCACAGTGTGGCTGGAAGTTCTTGAGGACTCCCTACCAGAGGAGCTGGGCAGAAACATGTGTCACCTCCGCCCCACCCTACGGGACTACGGTCGATTTGGCTACCTTGAGG GCCAGGAGTACCGCATGTACAACACATATGATGTCCACTTTTATGCTTCCTTTGCCCTCATCATGCTCTGGCCCAAACTTGAGCTCAGCCTACAGTATGACATGG GTATGCCcattccctgcctcccttctgtGTCTGCTCCCCCAGCTCTGGCCACTCTCAGGGAGGACCTGACACGGCGACGGTACCTGATGAGTGGGGTGATGGCACCTGTGAAAAGGAGGAATGTCATCCCCCATGATATTGGGGACCCAG ATGATGAACCATGGCTCCGCGTCAATGCATATTTAATCCACGATACTGCTGATTGGAAGGACCTGAACCTGAAGTTTGTGCTGCAGGTTTATCGGGACTATTACCTCACGGGTGATCAAAACTTCCTGAAGGACATGTGGCCTGTGTGTCTA GCTGTGATGGAATCTGAAATGAAGTTTGACAAGGACCATGATGGACTCATTGAAAATGGAGGCTATGCAGACCAGACCTATGATGGATGGGTGACCACAGGCCCCAG TGCTTACTGTGGAGGGCTGTGGCTGGCAGCTGTGGCTGTGATGGTCCAGATGGCTGCTCTGTGTGGGGCACAGGACATCCAGGATAAGTTTTCTTCCATCCTCAGCCGGGGCCAAGAAGCCTATGAGAGACTGCTGTGGAATG GCCGCTATTACAACTATGACAGCAGCTCTCGGCCTCAGTCTCGTAGTGTTATGTCTGACCAGTGTGCTGGACAGTGGTTCCTGAAGGCCTGTGGCCTAGGAGAAGGAGACACTgag GTGTTTCCTACCCAACATGTGGTCCGTGCTCTCCAAACTATCTTTGAGCTGAACGTCCAGGCCTTTGCAGGAGGGGCCATGGGGGCTGTGAATGGGATGCAGCCCCATGGTGTCCCTGATAAATCCAGTGTGCAGTCTGATGAAGTCTGGGTGGGTGTGGTCTACGGGCTGGCAGCTACCATGATCCAAGAG GGCCTGACTTGGGAGGGCTTCCAGACAGCTGAAGGCTGCTACCGTACCGTGTGGGAGCGCCTGGGTCTGGCCTTCCAGACCCCAGAGGCATACTGCCAGCAGCGAGTGTTCCGCTCACTGGCCTACATGCGGCCACTGAGCATATGGGCCATGCAGCTAGCCCTGCAACAGCAGCAGCACAAAAAGGCCTCCTGGCCAAAAGTCGAACAGGGCACAGGACTAAGGACAGGGCCTATGTTTGGACCAAAGGAAGCCATGGCAAACCTGAGCCCAGAGTGA